One part of the Bradyrhizobium sp. CB1650 genome encodes these proteins:
- a CDS encoding glycosyltransferase: protein MLNSSSSAIRILHITDTLSSGGKERQLVELLRGFNKIDGFSNELVVLSDDIHYDEVRSLGIKIHIFTRSRRWDFSILERLYRLARQYRPNIIYSWESMCSVYASPIALISGSALINGMIQYAPLFLNLKDRGYRRLLLTAPFSNVILANSLAGLKAFRVDDKKGLCIHNGFNFDRIENLPDVEDVKRSLDIRTKHVVGMIARFHREKDYSTFFKAAKLLCSEREDITFVAVGEGPDLESFRERLKSDSHANIRILGVSKRVEEIIQTFSVGVLLTDSRYHGEGIANVILEYMALERPVIATDAAGNREILKDGENGFLIPFGDATALALRIREIVDRSDIGSALGRAGRAVVEQKFGIEQMVQKHVELFRRLANGNRALSFEV from the coding sequence ATGCTGAATTCGTCAAGCTCCGCGATCAGGATACTGCATATAACCGACACGTTGAGCTCCGGTGGGAAGGAGCGACAACTGGTCGAATTGCTGCGCGGGTTCAACAAAATAGATGGGTTCAGCAACGAACTAGTCGTTCTTTCAGATGACATCCACTACGATGAGGTGAGATCGCTGGGAATAAAAATACACATCTTCACAAGAAGCCGACGATGGGATTTCAGTATTCTCGAAAGGCTATATCGCCTGGCGAGACAATACCGACCGAATATAATTTATTCGTGGGAGTCGATGTGTTCGGTGTATGCGTCACCAATCGCGTTGATATCTGGATCGGCTTTGATCAATGGGATGATACAATACGCACCGCTCTTTTTGAATTTGAAGGATCGCGGGTACCGACGTTTGCTTCTGACAGCTCCGTTTTCAAATGTAATCTTGGCAAATTCATTAGCGGGACTTAAAGCGTTCCGGGTCGATGACAAAAAAGGTCTTTGTATACATAACGGTTTTAATTTTGATCGAATAGAAAATCTTCCTGATGTCGAGGATGTCAAGCGTTCGTTGGATATAAGAACCAAGCACGTAGTCGGTATGATCGCAAGATTCCATCGAGAGAAGGATTATAGTACGTTTTTCAAAGCGGCAAAATTACTGTGCAGTGAGCGGGAGGACATTACATTCGTTGCGGTGGGCGAAGGACCGGATTTGGAAAGCTTCAGGGAGCGTTTGAAGAGCGACAGTCACGCGAATATACGCATTCTGGGAGTCAGCAAACGAGTCGAAGAAATCATACAAACGTTTTCCGTCGGAGTATTGCTAACGGACTCAAGATACCACGGAGAGGGAATAGCTAATGTAATTTTGGAGTACATGGCTCTGGAAAGGCCGGTCATAGCCACAGACGCGGCGGGCAATCGCGAAATTCTCAAGGACGGAGAGAATGGATTCCTGATTCCATTCGGAGATGCAACTGCGCTGGCGCTGCGGATAAGGGAAATTGTCGACCGTTCTGACATTGGAAGCGCGCTCGGTCGTGCAGGACGGGCGGTCGTCGAGCAGAAGTTCGGGATTGAGCAAATGGTGCAGAAGCACGTTGAGCTGTTTCGGCGATTGGCAAACGGGAACAGGGCACTTTCTTTTGAAGTTTGA